A genomic window from Osmia bicornis bicornis chromosome 4, iOsmBic2.1, whole genome shotgun sequence includes:
- the LOC114874739 gene encoding carboxypeptidase D-like isoform X2 codes for MMNSNSCSVHWLNHILIWQKCLLLESLWKEGKCESKKDFSGRENANHVDLNRDFPDQFNLRTNHLQKSGSILDGRQNETIAMMTWIATEPFVLSGNLHGGAVVASYPYDSGISSPCCIESKSPDDELFKYLAHTYADNHPQMRAGNACPSDVFQGGVTNGAYWYEVIGGMQDFNYARSNAFEITFELSCCKYPNASTMPEHWRLNKEPLIKYLEQAHIGVKGVVRDIDGQPIETASIIVDGINHNIYTTHRGEYWRLLLPGTYRIHAEAWGYQPSEPINVTVDLDKPIILNFTLKQDTYNDQGNLNGSEIEEIIRPIDKYGFFQDTKFEHHNYVAMEKYLKDLHSNYPNITRLYRIGESVKGRQLYVMEITENPGKHNQNKPEVKYIGNMHGNEVVGREILLLLLKYLCENFGSDDRVTKILKNVRLHILPSMNPDGYEISKGGIYGTRGRANAKGVDLNRNFPDQYETNDYNKEQEPETKAVMDWIARIPFVLSANFHGGALVANYPYDNEPQYASDAENLSPDDKVFKALALAYSNAHPLMHLGEPCPPLPNERLNFQNVLEKSFPNGITNGAAWYSVSGGMQDYNYVHSNDFEITVEVGCTKFPNATELPKYWLQNREPLLRLIEMSRKGIHGVVRSSIGSPIPHAKISVEGIKHDIYAADGGDYWRLLVPGKYNVTASAVGYEAQTQSITVPDTADIGEERTVDFTLMRDDPQHWSSAYDFRLIANLQNVYLKNTELSARLSQLESHQPNVAEFQAGESLVSMAIHSLKITHNMGGPEENKFHIGLIGGLFASQPVGREMLLRLATHILMGNQIGDPPIQRILNNSVLHFIPGVDPGFDNILNIQECNPIVYDEVGTRLLQKDNTNPDRLNIVASAFKTMLSNEKYDVIIILGSGTLKISYTDNNLNVYKILAKNYEQSVHKGTCSFLNNDVKEVQNYIQKEYNIPVISINLSCCKYPPAESIPTIWRENLLPLMQLIRSLTTGIRAMVTDINNVPLRNAVIKVGTQSYHVSKNMAYFKILLLPGEYLLRISCEDYIEQSIKVHVNNENIFDTHVKMIKHRTKEIELQKYDEDRKPNIVNQVLTDLNNKYSQLSTLHTISKTEEGIRIMCLEIGIENNYKRIGRPSIAFVAGISNGAPVTSQLLLHFATYLLEHYGKDTRITNYLDKFTIFIAPDLTQNTNHSQSCSPFIINDLQFPIDNTLTPNANVIINWFKQINTALAINFNIGSQHIEIPFASKYGKIHGEIYQTDDDDVLQDIALSYTKYNIHMTSTNSKCNHDLRINTNGIIHGGMGISGKRKDSLMDYLYLNTSTLMIDAYVTCCNTDDAKNIWENNKASLLAMVEKLNEGVKGYVLNKNNEPIENAILSYNKSIHHVRNGLNGAYWLLLQPGTHVISASAPGYIQQNKIFITPDVHDISYLIFKLGYNDKFMGMPRIVFIILISTICLGIITCIVFIWANCRSSKNVETKNWNGYAFSLLRDGTSFFDDDEKEIEIFRRPTNGYMPTTEVTKPYFDDDNISSSDEASDLEFIKPSKEWNEEAAKENR; via the exons ATGATGAACTCAAACAGTTGTTCAGTTCATTGGTTGAATCATATCCTAATTTGGCAAAAGTGTCTTCTATTGGAAAGTCTGTGGAAG GAAGGAAAATGTGAATcaaaaaaagatttttcagGACGCGAAAATGCAAATCATGTTGATTTAAATAGAGATTTTCCAGATCAGTTTAATCTGAGAACTAATCATCTTCAAAAAAGTGGAAGCATATTAGATGGGCGTCAAAATGAAACAATAGCTATGATGACGTGGATTGCTACAGAACCATTTGTATTATCAGGAAATCTTCATGGAGGTGCTGTTGTGGCTAGTTATCCTTATGATTCTGG AATTTCATCTCCTTGTTGTATTGAAAGTAAAAGTCCGGATGATGAATTGTTCAAATATTTAGCTCATACATATGCTGATAATCATCCACAAATGCGAGCAGGTAATGCATGTCCTTCAGATGTTTTTCAGGGTGGTGTTACTAATGGAGCATATtg GTATGAAGTTATTGGAGGAATGCAAGATTTTAACTATGCTCGTTCTAACGCATTTGAAATAACATTTGAACTTAGTTGTTGTAAATATCCGAATGCTTCCACAATGCCAGAGCATTGGAGATTGAACAAAGAACCTCTTATAAAATATCTTGAGCAAGCACATATTGGAGTGAAAG gtGTTGTAAGGGATATAGATGGTCAACCAATAGAAACAGCATCTATCATTGTAGATGGAATAAATCACAATATTTATACCACACATCGCGGAGAATATTGGCGTTTGTTGCTTCCTGGAACCTATCGTATTCATGCAGAAGCATGGGG ATATCAACCGAGTGAACCAATAAATGTTACTGTAGATTTAGATAAACCAATCATActtaattttactttaaaacAGGACACCTATAATGATCAAG GAAACTTAAATGGAagtgaaattgaagaaattataAGACCTATAGATAAATACGGATTTTTCCAAGATACAAAATTTGAACATCATAATTATGTAGcgatggaaaaatatttaaaggaCTTGCATTCAAATTATCCAAATATAACAAGGCTTTATAGAATAGGGGAGTCTGTTAAAGGACGCCAATTGTATGTCATGGAAATAACAGAAAATCCTGGAAAGCACAATCAAAATAAACCAGAAGTAAAGTACATTGGCAATATGCACGGAAATGAAGTAGTTGGAAGAGAAATTTTACTACTGTTACTTAAATATCTTTGTGAAAACTTTGGAAGCGATGATAGAGTtacgaaaatattaaaaaatgttagaTTGCATATCCTACCAAGCATGAATCCAGATGGCTATGAAATTTCTAAAGGGGGTATATATGGAACCCGGGGAAGAGCAAATGCTAAAGGTGTTGATCTTAACAGAAACTTTCCTGATCAATATGAAACAAATGAT TACAACAAAGAGCAAGAACCTGAAACAAAAGCAGTAATGGATTGGATTGCACGTATTCCATTTGTACTCTCTGCTAACTTTCATGGAGGAGCATTAGTAGCAAATTATCCGTACGATAATGAACCACAGTATGCATCTGATGCTGAAAATCTAAGTCCAGATGATAAAGTTTTCAAAGCGTTAGCATTGGCATACTCAAATGCTCATCCTCTTATGCATCTTGGAGAACCATGTCCTCCACTTCCGAACGAacgattaaattttcaaaatgtcTTAGAGAAGAGTTTTCCAAATGGTATAACTAATGGAGCTGCATGGTATTCTGTTAGCGGAGGCATGCAAGATTATAATTATGTACATAGTAACGATTTTGAAATCACTGTAGAAGTAGGTTGTACAAAATTCCCAAATGCAACTGAACTACCAAAATATTGGTTGCAAAACAGAGAACCTCTTCTACGTCTTATTGAAAtg TCTCGTAAAGGTATACATGGTGTAGTACGTTCTTCTATTGGTAGTCCTATACCACATGCTAAAATATCTGTGGAAGGAATTAAACACGACATTTATGCAGCTGATGGTGGAGATTATTGGCGTCTGTTGGTTCCAGgaaaatataatgtaacagCTAGTGCAGTAGGATATGAAGCTCAAACACAAAGCATAACAGTACCAGATACTGCTGATATTGGAGAAGAACGAACCGTGGATTTTACGCTAATGAGGGATGATCCTCAACATTG GTCTTCTGCGTATGATTTTCGATTAATAgcaaatttacaaaatgtttatttgaaaaacaCTGAATTAAGTGCTAGGCTTAGTCAATTAGAAAGTCATCAACCCAACGTTGCAGAATTTCAAGCTGGAGAATCATTAGTTAGCATGGCTATTCATTCTCTAAAAATTACACATAAT ATGGGTGGACCAGAAGAGAACAAGTTTCATATTGGTTTAATTGGAGGACTATTTGCTTCTCAACCAGTGGGTAGAGAAATGTTATTACGTTTAGCAACTCATATTCTTATGGGAAATCAAATTGGAGATCCTCCAATACAAAggatattaaataattctgttttacattttattcCTGGTGTTGATCCTGGTTTtgataatatattaaatattcaagaGTGCAATCCTATTGTGTATGATGAAGTAGGAACAAGATTATTACAAAAGGATAATACTAATCCTGACAGATTGAATATAGTTGCTAGTGCATTTAAAACAATGTtatctaatgaaaaatatgatgtaataattatattaggAAGTGGTACGCTTAAAATCAG ttatacagataataatttaaatgtgTATAAAATTCTTGCTAAAAATTATGAACAATCAGTACATAAAGGAACGTGTAGTTTTCTTAATAACGACGTCAAAGAAGTACAAAACTATATTCAAAAGGAATATAATATACCTGTA ATAAGTATCAATTTGTCTTGCTGCAAGTATCCACCTGCAGAGTCTATTCCAACTATTTGGCGTGAAAACTTACTACCCTTGATGCAACTTATTCGTAGTCTTACAACCGGCATTCGTGCAATGGTAACAGATATAAATAACGTTCCTCTGAGAAATGCTGTCATTAAAGTTGGAACGCAAAGTTATCATGTTTCAAAGAATATGgcttatttcaaaattcttcttcttcccgGTGAATATTTATTAAGGATCTCTTGTGAAGATTATATTGAACAATCAATAAAAGTTCACGTAAATAATGAGAATATATTTGATACTCACgttaaaatgataaaacatCGAACGAAGGAAATAGAACTTCAAAAATATGATGAAGACCGAAAACCAAATATCGTAAACCAAGTGTTAACTGATTTGAATAATAAGTATTCACAATTATCAACTTTACATACAATAAGTAAAACAGAAGAAGGCATTCGAATAATGTGTTTAGAAATtggaattgaaaataattataaacggATTGGACGGCCATCAATAGCTTTTGTTGCCGGTATTTCAAATGGTGCACCTGTAACTTCCCAGCTTTTATTACACTTTGCAACCTATTTATTGGAACATTATGGGAAAGATACTAGAATTACAAATTACTTGGACAAATTTACAATATTCATTGCACCAGATTTAACTCAAAATACAAATCACAGTCAATCTTGTTCTCcatttattataaatgattTACAATTTCCTATTGATAATACATTAACTCCGAATGcaaatgtaataattaattggttTAAACAAATTAACACTGCATTAgcaataaattttaatattggaTCACAACATATTGAAATTCCATTTGCGAGTAAATATGGAAAAATACATGGAGAAATATATCAAACTGATGACGATGATGTATTGCAAGATATAGCATTATCATATACAAAATACAATATTCATATGACCTCGACAAATTCAAAGTGCAATCATGATCTACGCATAAATACTAATGGTATTATTCATGGTGGCATGGGTATcagtggaaaaagaaaagattcaTTAATGGATTATCTTTATCTAAATACAAGCACACTCATGATAGATGCGTATGTAACTTGTTGCAATACAGATGATGCAAAAAATATATGGGAGAACAACAAAGCTAGCCTGTTAGCAATGGTAGAAAAACTTAACGAAGGGGTAAAAGGATAcgttctaaataaaaataatgagcCCATTGAAAATGCTATTTTATCGTACAACAAATCAATACATCATGTAAGAAATGGATTAAATGGTGCTTATTGGTTATTACTTCAACCTGGTACACATGTTATAAGTGCTAGTGCACCAGGATACATTCAACAAAATAAGATATTCATCACGCCAGATGTACACGACATTTCGtacttaatttttaaattaggaTATAATGACAAATTTATGGGAATGCCCAGAAtcgtttttattattcttataa GTACTATATGTTTGGGAATTATTACATGTATTGTGTTCATTTGGGCAAATTGTCGGTCTTCCAAAAATGTAGAAACAAAAAATTGGAATGGATATGCATTTAGCTTACTTAGAGATGGTACAAGCTTTtttgatgatgatgaaaaagaaattgaaatatttagaaGACCAACAAATG GATATATGCCAACTACTGAAGTCACAAAACCATATTTTGATGATGATAACATATCAAGTTCTGATGAAGCTAGTGATTTAGAATTTATTAAACCAAGTAAAGAGTGGAATGAGGAGGCAGCTAAAGAAAACAGATAA
- the LOC114874739 gene encoding carboxypeptidase D-like isoform X1, with product MYTNMVHVHRMYNIVLFICLFVGSINGFVINSETTSEENFIIPHYTHYDELKQLFSSLVESYPNLAKVSSIGKSVEGRDLLVFEISENVRERKLCEPMVKYVANMHGDEAVGRELLIYLAQYLLHNYGRDERITKLVNNTDIFLMPSMNPDGFEKSEEGKCESKKDFSGRENANHVDLNRDFPDQFNLRTNHLQKSGSILDGRQNETIAMMTWIATEPFVLSGNLHGGAVVASYPYDSGISSPCCIESKSPDDELFKYLAHTYADNHPQMRAGNACPSDVFQGGVTNGAYWYEVIGGMQDFNYARSNAFEITFELSCCKYPNASTMPEHWRLNKEPLIKYLEQAHIGVKGVVRDIDGQPIETASIIVDGINHNIYTTHRGEYWRLLLPGTYRIHAEAWGYQPSEPINVTVDLDKPIILNFTLKQDTYNDQGNLNGSEIEEIIRPIDKYGFFQDTKFEHHNYVAMEKYLKDLHSNYPNITRLYRIGESVKGRQLYVMEITENPGKHNQNKPEVKYIGNMHGNEVVGREILLLLLKYLCENFGSDDRVTKILKNVRLHILPSMNPDGYEISKGGIYGTRGRANAKGVDLNRNFPDQYETNDYNKEQEPETKAVMDWIARIPFVLSANFHGGALVANYPYDNEPQYASDAENLSPDDKVFKALALAYSNAHPLMHLGEPCPPLPNERLNFQNVLEKSFPNGITNGAAWYSVSGGMQDYNYVHSNDFEITVEVGCTKFPNATELPKYWLQNREPLLRLIEMSRKGIHGVVRSSIGSPIPHAKISVEGIKHDIYAADGGDYWRLLVPGKYNVTASAVGYEAQTQSITVPDTADIGEERTVDFTLMRDDPQHWSSAYDFRLIANLQNVYLKNTELSARLSQLESHQPNVAEFQAGESLVSMAIHSLKITHNMGGPEENKFHIGLIGGLFASQPVGREMLLRLATHILMGNQIGDPPIQRILNNSVLHFIPGVDPGFDNILNIQECNPIVYDEVGTRLLQKDNTNPDRLNIVASAFKTMLSNEKYDVIIILGSGTLKISYTDNNLNVYKILAKNYEQSVHKGTCSFLNNDVKEVQNYIQKEYNIPVISINLSCCKYPPAESIPTIWRENLLPLMQLIRSLTTGIRAMVTDINNVPLRNAVIKVGTQSYHVSKNMAYFKILLLPGEYLLRISCEDYIEQSIKVHVNNENIFDTHVKMIKHRTKEIELQKYDEDRKPNIVNQVLTDLNNKYSQLSTLHTISKTEEGIRIMCLEIGIENNYKRIGRPSIAFVAGISNGAPVTSQLLLHFATYLLEHYGKDTRITNYLDKFTIFIAPDLTQNTNHSQSCSPFIINDLQFPIDNTLTPNANVIINWFKQINTALAINFNIGSQHIEIPFASKYGKIHGEIYQTDDDDVLQDIALSYTKYNIHMTSTNSKCNHDLRINTNGIIHGGMGISGKRKDSLMDYLYLNTSTLMIDAYVTCCNTDDAKNIWENNKASLLAMVEKLNEGVKGYVLNKNNEPIENAILSYNKSIHHVRNGLNGAYWLLLQPGTHVISASAPGYIQQNKIFITPDVHDISYLIFKLGYNDKFMGMPRIVFIILISTICLGIITCIVFIWANCRSSKNVETKNWNGYAFSLLRDGTSFFDDDEKEIEIFRRPTNGYMPTTEVTKPYFDDDNISSSDEASDLEFIKPSKEWNEEAAKENR from the exons ATGTACACAAATATGGTACATGTACATAGAATGTATAATATTGTACTTTTTATCTGTTTATTCGTCGGAAGTATTAATGGTTTCGTGATAAATTCCGAAACTACCtcagaagaaaattttatcattCCTCACTATACACACTATGATGAACTCAAACAGTTGTTCAGTTCATTGGTTGAATCATATCCTAATTTGGCAAAAGTGTCTTCTATTGGAAAGTCTGTGGAAGGTAGAGATTTattagtttttgaaatttctgaaaatgtTAGAGAACGAAAATTGTGTGAACCAATGGTGAAATATGTTGCTAACATGCATGGCGATGAAGCTGTTGGTAGAGAATTGTTAATTTATCTTGCTCAATACTTGCTTCATAATTATGGAAGAGATGaaagaattacaaaattaGTTAATAACACTGATATTTTTCTTATGCCATCAATGAATCCTGATGGTTTTGAAAAATCAGAG GAAGGAAAATGTGAATcaaaaaaagatttttcagGACGCGAAAATGCAAATCATGTTGATTTAAATAGAGATTTTCCAGATCAGTTTAATCTGAGAACTAATCATCTTCAAAAAAGTGGAAGCATATTAGATGGGCGTCAAAATGAAACAATAGCTATGATGACGTGGATTGCTACAGAACCATTTGTATTATCAGGAAATCTTCATGGAGGTGCTGTTGTGGCTAGTTATCCTTATGATTCTGG AATTTCATCTCCTTGTTGTATTGAAAGTAAAAGTCCGGATGATGAATTGTTCAAATATTTAGCTCATACATATGCTGATAATCATCCACAAATGCGAGCAGGTAATGCATGTCCTTCAGATGTTTTTCAGGGTGGTGTTACTAATGGAGCATATtg GTATGAAGTTATTGGAGGAATGCAAGATTTTAACTATGCTCGTTCTAACGCATTTGAAATAACATTTGAACTTAGTTGTTGTAAATATCCGAATGCTTCCACAATGCCAGAGCATTGGAGATTGAACAAAGAACCTCTTATAAAATATCTTGAGCAAGCACATATTGGAGTGAAAG gtGTTGTAAGGGATATAGATGGTCAACCAATAGAAACAGCATCTATCATTGTAGATGGAATAAATCACAATATTTATACCACACATCGCGGAGAATATTGGCGTTTGTTGCTTCCTGGAACCTATCGTATTCATGCAGAAGCATGGGG ATATCAACCGAGTGAACCAATAAATGTTACTGTAGATTTAGATAAACCAATCATActtaattttactttaaaacAGGACACCTATAATGATCAAG GAAACTTAAATGGAagtgaaattgaagaaattataAGACCTATAGATAAATACGGATTTTTCCAAGATACAAAATTTGAACATCATAATTATGTAGcgatggaaaaatatttaaaggaCTTGCATTCAAATTATCCAAATATAACAAGGCTTTATAGAATAGGGGAGTCTGTTAAAGGACGCCAATTGTATGTCATGGAAATAACAGAAAATCCTGGAAAGCACAATCAAAATAAACCAGAAGTAAAGTACATTGGCAATATGCACGGAAATGAAGTAGTTGGAAGAGAAATTTTACTACTGTTACTTAAATATCTTTGTGAAAACTTTGGAAGCGATGATAGAGTtacgaaaatattaaaaaatgttagaTTGCATATCCTACCAAGCATGAATCCAGATGGCTATGAAATTTCTAAAGGGGGTATATATGGAACCCGGGGAAGAGCAAATGCTAAAGGTGTTGATCTTAACAGAAACTTTCCTGATCAATATGAAACAAATGAT TACAACAAAGAGCAAGAACCTGAAACAAAAGCAGTAATGGATTGGATTGCACGTATTCCATTTGTACTCTCTGCTAACTTTCATGGAGGAGCATTAGTAGCAAATTATCCGTACGATAATGAACCACAGTATGCATCTGATGCTGAAAATCTAAGTCCAGATGATAAAGTTTTCAAAGCGTTAGCATTGGCATACTCAAATGCTCATCCTCTTATGCATCTTGGAGAACCATGTCCTCCACTTCCGAACGAacgattaaattttcaaaatgtcTTAGAGAAGAGTTTTCCAAATGGTATAACTAATGGAGCTGCATGGTATTCTGTTAGCGGAGGCATGCAAGATTATAATTATGTACATAGTAACGATTTTGAAATCACTGTAGAAGTAGGTTGTACAAAATTCCCAAATGCAACTGAACTACCAAAATATTGGTTGCAAAACAGAGAACCTCTTCTACGTCTTATTGAAAtg TCTCGTAAAGGTATACATGGTGTAGTACGTTCTTCTATTGGTAGTCCTATACCACATGCTAAAATATCTGTGGAAGGAATTAAACACGACATTTATGCAGCTGATGGTGGAGATTATTGGCGTCTGTTGGTTCCAGgaaaatataatgtaacagCTAGTGCAGTAGGATATGAAGCTCAAACACAAAGCATAACAGTACCAGATACTGCTGATATTGGAGAAGAACGAACCGTGGATTTTACGCTAATGAGGGATGATCCTCAACATTG GTCTTCTGCGTATGATTTTCGATTAATAgcaaatttacaaaatgtttatttgaaaaacaCTGAATTAAGTGCTAGGCTTAGTCAATTAGAAAGTCATCAACCCAACGTTGCAGAATTTCAAGCTGGAGAATCATTAGTTAGCATGGCTATTCATTCTCTAAAAATTACACATAAT ATGGGTGGACCAGAAGAGAACAAGTTTCATATTGGTTTAATTGGAGGACTATTTGCTTCTCAACCAGTGGGTAGAGAAATGTTATTACGTTTAGCAACTCATATTCTTATGGGAAATCAAATTGGAGATCCTCCAATACAAAggatattaaataattctgttttacattttattcCTGGTGTTGATCCTGGTTTtgataatatattaaatattcaagaGTGCAATCCTATTGTGTATGATGAAGTAGGAACAAGATTATTACAAAAGGATAATACTAATCCTGACAGATTGAATATAGTTGCTAGTGCATTTAAAACAATGTtatctaatgaaaaatatgatgtaataattatattaggAAGTGGTACGCTTAAAATCAG ttatacagataataatttaaatgtgTATAAAATTCTTGCTAAAAATTATGAACAATCAGTACATAAAGGAACGTGTAGTTTTCTTAATAACGACGTCAAAGAAGTACAAAACTATATTCAAAAGGAATATAATATACCTGTA ATAAGTATCAATTTGTCTTGCTGCAAGTATCCACCTGCAGAGTCTATTCCAACTATTTGGCGTGAAAACTTACTACCCTTGATGCAACTTATTCGTAGTCTTACAACCGGCATTCGTGCAATGGTAACAGATATAAATAACGTTCCTCTGAGAAATGCTGTCATTAAAGTTGGAACGCAAAGTTATCATGTTTCAAAGAATATGgcttatttcaaaattcttcttcttcccgGTGAATATTTATTAAGGATCTCTTGTGAAGATTATATTGAACAATCAATAAAAGTTCACGTAAATAATGAGAATATATTTGATACTCACgttaaaatgataaaacatCGAACGAAGGAAATAGAACTTCAAAAATATGATGAAGACCGAAAACCAAATATCGTAAACCAAGTGTTAACTGATTTGAATAATAAGTATTCACAATTATCAACTTTACATACAATAAGTAAAACAGAAGAAGGCATTCGAATAATGTGTTTAGAAATtggaattgaaaataattataaacggATTGGACGGCCATCAATAGCTTTTGTTGCCGGTATTTCAAATGGTGCACCTGTAACTTCCCAGCTTTTATTACACTTTGCAACCTATTTATTGGAACATTATGGGAAAGATACTAGAATTACAAATTACTTGGACAAATTTACAATATTCATTGCACCAGATTTAACTCAAAATACAAATCACAGTCAATCTTGTTCTCcatttattataaatgattTACAATTTCCTATTGATAATACATTAACTCCGAATGcaaatgtaataattaattggttTAAACAAATTAACACTGCATTAgcaataaattttaatattggaTCACAACATATTGAAATTCCATTTGCGAGTAAATATGGAAAAATACATGGAGAAATATATCAAACTGATGACGATGATGTATTGCAAGATATAGCATTATCATATACAAAATACAATATTCATATGACCTCGACAAATTCAAAGTGCAATCATGATCTACGCATAAATACTAATGGTATTATTCATGGTGGCATGGGTATcagtggaaaaagaaaagattcaTTAATGGATTATCTTTATCTAAATACAAGCACACTCATGATAGATGCGTATGTAACTTGTTGCAATACAGATGATGCAAAAAATATATGGGAGAACAACAAAGCTAGCCTGTTAGCAATGGTAGAAAAACTTAACGAAGGGGTAAAAGGATAcgttctaaataaaaataatgagcCCATTGAAAATGCTATTTTATCGTACAACAAATCAATACATCATGTAAGAAATGGATTAAATGGTGCTTATTGGTTATTACTTCAACCTGGTACACATGTTATAAGTGCTAGTGCACCAGGATACATTCAACAAAATAAGATATTCATCACGCCAGATGTACACGACATTTCGtacttaatttttaaattaggaTATAATGACAAATTTATGGGAATGCCCAGAAtcgtttttattattcttataa GTACTATATGTTTGGGAATTATTACATGTATTGTGTTCATTTGGGCAAATTGTCGGTCTTCCAAAAATGTAGAAACAAAAAATTGGAATGGATATGCATTTAGCTTACTTAGAGATGGTACAAGCTTTtttgatgatgatgaaaaagaaattgaaatatttagaaGACCAACAAATG GATATATGCCAACTACTGAAGTCACAAAACCATATTTTGATGATGATAACATATCAAGTTCTGATGAAGCTAGTGATTTAGAATTTATTAAACCAAGTAAAGAGTGGAATGAGGAGGCAGCTAAAGAAAACAGATAA